In Corticium candelabrum chromosome 1, ooCorCand1.1, whole genome shotgun sequence, the genomic stretch TTTCAGTGTGATCTTCTGCTAGTTTAATTCATTAGATTGTGTTACTATTTTAACAAGCAACAGAATAGATAAAACTGGCAGTATATCTCAGTGAAATTCTTTTTCATAAGAGTTAGAAAGTTTTTATTAGATGCATTACTGGACTATTACACCATTAtgtatattaataataattatcacTCTCATGTCTGTACAATGTTAAGtctgtaattgtaattgtcatttctaatttattagGTATCTACTGATGCTGTAGAAGTGGCAGCGTTACAATTCAAGACTGGAGTGGTTCCCACATCTAAAGAAGCGTATTACTTTCGTGTTCTATTTGATGAAATGTTTCCTGGACATGCTCACTTCACTCCATACTATTGGATGCCCAAGTGGACAGAAAATGCTTCTGATCCATCACCAAGAGCACTCTCTTATTACAAGTCATAGAGTATGTGCGGATTTTAAGGAAACTTCTTGATAGACATTTCCTGAAATAATTAATCTATTACTGAGGAAACCAGTGGATTCACGTTTGTCTTAAAAAGTAGcaaacaattttttaattttagttaaaCTGTTGCTTGAGTCGCTGTCATGTGGCTGGGGCATGTATATAAAGAGTGAAAAGGTAGTGAAGATACCATCATGTCATGCATGAGTAACCTAGTTGGAGATTGTTGCTGTGCCAGATTGGGTGGCATACCTGCTGCCCTTGCAATATTTCACATGTGCATATCTCCTATGGAAACAAATTTGAATGTTATAATCTCAACACTCACTTCATCCATAGATATCAGAGCAGGGCAATATGAAAACGAATCAACTTCATATCTTTACCTACTATAAAAACAGATCATATCATAGGACATGGATCAAAATCTTTATTCATTCCACTCTTAATAATTACATGTTTTGTTGCCTACTGTAGGAAGTCTAAGTGTGGCCTAACACCTACAGAAAATTGATACAGGAGTGCTTTCCAAGCCAAAGTAATGgctctgtttgtatgttttgttcATAAGATATTCCCAGCATCACCTCACTTACTACTAATGGATGGTACAGTAGACAACTGTTTCTAACCAATCACCATACGTTACAAGTAACTCATAACACATCTATTGATTATGTGCAATCAATGAAGTGAAAAGTGCACTGCAAACAAGACAATACTTATATGATCAATGGCTGTGGTTGACATACTGTAGTGTGCTACACTTGTATGCCTATCAAGCAAGAGTAGCACTTTCTGTTGGACGTTCATGAGTCAGTATCACTTGCTCCATTTCTAGGGACTATTGCTGCAATCCACTGGAGGTATCCTGCACTTCCTTGATCAATCTGAATTGAAGAGACGTCTACTAAATCATTTTATGATGGTTGTTGGCTTTACCTTCATACTGATTACTTCAGGCACTTCAAATGGATGGTTCTTATTCACAAAGGTAACAACATCAGGGATTCTCGACGTTCTTGTCTTGATCATCTGCAAATGATAACGTATTGAGAGAAATAATTGCAAAGATCACCTTAGTAATAATCGATTGATCAATCTGTGGAAGTGTGcctaatacacacacacacacacacacacacacacacacacacacacacacacacacacacacacacacacacacacacacacacacacacacacacgtgtctaAGCAATCAGCGTGTTCCCATATCACTCACAATTAATGCACGTGTTGTGTGTTATTAAGATTGTTTACTGACCAATAAAATTTCTGAACTTTCTTCAATACTTCCTTGCCATTCATATCTATAAGCAAAGCAATGAACACACAGCTTTTCATATAATCTAAATATATATCCTGACAAGATGTGATACTTACACTGATGATATTCCGGGTATAACATTTACACAGGCTGCCAACTTCTGTTGAACAATTCCTCTATagcaaattaacaaacaaccTGGTTATATCAATCTCCAGCATCAAAATAGACTGTAGCCCGTGTCCTGTAACTACTGACACCCAATGTGGCATGTACCGGTATtgacaacaacagacaaaatatTAATGCCTTCACCGCAGACCTTCCATTGGATACTGTAAAGCAAttataaattgtttgtatcatctataaaaataatatgtattcaccaacagacagaccaacagacgtACAGGCTATCAATCATTCCAAAACAATATTGTTTAAACAATTGAAGAATTAAATATGACATTTAATCATATAATGTTCTGTCATTAGACAACATACAGTTGTTGCAGCAGAGATATATACTGGTCATCTACATACGATCAGAATTCAACTTGGACTACAGATAAGAAAGAATGCAATCTCTCGCAAGGTTGAATTACGATTTTAAATTTATGGTTAGCTAAATGGTAATTTGATATCgaccgacaaacagaaagacacacagacgacacactTTGACAACAGAAAGCCTTCTTCTTGCCTTGCAATTTCGTTGGCAGTCGAAATGTCAGGGCAAGTGACAAAAGCAGCAGAATACTCGTCGGAGGCCATATCTCTAGAGTGTGTGCTGCTGTTTGCTGCGGAAAACAAAGACCGAGAATGGATGTCTGATTGAGCTGCTGCTATTGTTCCAGTAAATGCAATAAGAGTGCAATACTTCCTCAAAAAGCACCCAACACGAGAAACGAAAGAAAGAATATTTCTTTGCATGTGTCTATTTACGCATGCGTGATTCAGCCATCATGGCAGACTTCAGGATTCTTTGCGTTTCCCTTTTACTAATGTTTGTAACGACTTGTCAAGGCTACTTCATATCTGTAGATGCTCATGAAGAGGTTTGCTTTCATGACCGCGTATCTTCTGGAACCAAACTAGGTCTGACGTTTGAAGTAATTGAGGGAGGATTTCTCGACATAGATGTAAAGGTTGGACGCCTTTCCGTCTTGTCATCGTTGTATGAATGACGCAAATCGCGTGAAATTGTATTGTGCCTTAGATCACTGGCCCGGATGATAAGATTATCTATTCGGgagagagagagtctaacGGCAAATATACAGTGGCTGCTCACATGGACGGCGTATTCAAATACTGCTTTAGTAATATGATGTCTAGTATGACGCCTAAGACGGTCATGTTCTCTGTGGACGTTGGAGATGCACCCAAGGATGCGGATGACACTGAGAGTTAGTTGACTGGACTTTTCgaattgtctgtttgcttattCGTTCATTCGTTTTtgatcagtcagtcagttggcttgtttgtgtatttgttcatctgtctgtctgttctgtatttgtctgtctgttctgtgtttgtctgtctgttttgtgttcatctgtaGGTACATTTGGAATACAGTTGGTTACAAACAAATAGTCTGAATTCATGCTGAGGAGTATTAAGGTTCAAATGTAGTCAGCAACTGCAAACAGTTACAATTCATTTTTACAAAGCAAgctgtaatttaattaagtaatcgTATCTGActgttgtgtttctgtgtgtgtgtctgtctgtctgtctgtctgtctgtctgtttgtctgtctgtttgtttgcttgtctgtctcattTGTGGTTactaaagtgtgtgtgtgctctgTAGCTCATCATAACAAGTTAGAACAGATGGTTGAAGAGTTATCTGTAGCACTTACCGGAGTCAAGCATGAACAAGAGTACATGGAAGTGAGAGAACGAATACACCGCCACAGTGAGATTGAATTTTTGCAGAAGCATACTTGTgaatcatgcatgcacatgcacatgcatgcacacacacacacacacacacacacacacacacacacacacacacacacacacacacattcacactaAACGGGTCATAACACTAACATTTGTCTCTTGTTTGTGTTCTAGTCAATGATAATACAAATTCACGTGTTGTCTGGTGGTCATTTTTTGAAGCTCTCTTGCTGGTCATCATGACAGTAGGACAGATCTACTATCTACGACGTTTCTTTGAAGTGAAGCGTGTAGTTTAATGATTGCAGCATATATGTAGCTTGGAAAGTGAACTTTGATTATCAGTGAATTTGAGCAAAACGTTCAGTGTAATAGGAGCTTTACAGATTGAGTTCCATCCACGTGTGACTCATTGTTACAGTAACAAAAGTATTATCATATTGATATAAACCCAGAACACAATTAATTTAACTACCCTgcaatcacgtgacagttgCCGGTTGCCTCGCAACTGGAGTCTTCATGTGGCAGAATATGGAGAACgaatgttgtttgtgtcaacTTGCTTGTCCAGAATGTGTTGAATGGGAACACCAAATTCACGATGCATCTCTGCAAACGATCGAACCGGCTTCTTTACCACTATGTCGGGTTTCTTTACCATAATGTCCGATCCGTTGCTAACTCGATACGGTTCCAGTCCGGCTGTCGTCGTGGTCGTCATCTGTTGTGTGTGAGATATAAAACTCGGCTGAGTGCGATTGACTGCACCCAGAAATGGATTCTTCCTTTCGGATAAGTTTCTAGTAAAGCCGTCAAGTGTCGCAGAGTCACGACTCGCCACAGGCAGTGATGCTCCCTTCGTAGACTGTTGACTACCGATTCCTGTCACTTGTCTCTTTGCAGACGAGGGCACAGGCTGCAGAGTGCATCTAGAATCGTACGACAATGGAGAAGGAGAAGAGCCTTGAAGATCTATCTGTGGTACAGTGCGATAACGAGGTAGAGCATTGAGCTCAGGCACATTTGCGGGTACCAAATTCGGTGCAGAATGACGAACGCCTTTCGCTCCTGCTGTTGTTTCACCCTCTTCGCACAAATCGGACATTCCACCACGTTCCGCCTGCAGTCGCTCTAGCCTCCGTTTCAACTCCTCCACCATCATGCGCAGATAGTCATAACCAGCATGAGAAATAC encodes the following:
- the LOC134182484 gene encoding protein CutA homolog — translated: MQRNILSFVSRVGCFLRKYCTLIAFTGTIAAAQSDIHSRSLFSAANSSTHSRDMASDEYSAAFVTCPDISTANEIARGIVQQKLAACVNVIPGISSVYEWQGSIEESSEILLMIKTRTSRIPDVVTFVNKNHPFEVPEVISMKIDQGSAGYLQWIAAIVPRNGASDTDS
- the LOC134182475 gene encoding transmembrane emp24 domain-containing protein 2-like, with the protein product MRDSAIMADFRILCVSLLLMFVTTCQGYFISVDAHEEVCFHDRVSSGTKLGLTFEVIEGGFLDIDVKITGPDDKIIYSGERESNGKYTVAAHMDGVFKYCFSNMMSSMTPKTVMFSVDVGDAPKDADDTETHHNKLEQMVEELSVALTGVKHEQEYMEVRERIHRHINDNTNSRVVWWSFFEALLLVIMTVGQIYYLRRFFEVKRVV
- the LOC134182464 gene encoding sesquipedalian-2-like gives rise to the protein MFSYFSRETMRLNERNVAAFASAPTPIDKEGWLRKKGELNKGYQRRWFVLKGNLLFYFERQGDTEPVGVIVLEKCSVGLCDDGDPYSFYVAFEGQGARTYVLVADNEADMTSWIKSISHAGYDYLRMMVEELKRRLERLQAERGGMSDLCEEGETTAGAKGVRHSAPNLVPANVPELNALPRYRTVPQIDLQGSSPSPLSYDSRCTLQPVPSSAKRQVTGIGSQQSTKGASLPVASRDSATLDGFTRNLSERKNPFLGAVNRTQPSFISHTQQMTTTTTAGLEPYRVSNGSDIMVKKPDIVVKKPVRSFAEMHREFGVPIQHILDKQVDTNNIRSPYSAT